A region of the Vicinamibacteria bacterium genome:
GCCGTCAAGCTCCTTCCGCCCGGACGTCTCTCGAGCGACGAAGCCCGCAGCCTCTTCCGACGTGAGGCGCTCACGCTTTCGAAGCTGAACCATCCGAACATCCAGACGGTTCACGATTTCGACTCGGAAGGCGAGGTCGACTTTCTCGTCACCGAGTACGTGCCCGGAACTACGTTGAGCGACCGATTGGCGAATGCGGGGCTTCCGCCGAAAGAGGTGATGACGCTTGGCGAGCAGCTCGCCGCGGGCCTCGAGGCGGCGCACGAGCGGGGTATCGTGCACCGCGACCTCAAGCCGAGCAACATCCGGATCCTTCCCGACGGGCGCTTGAAAATTCTGGACTTCG
Encoded here:
- a CDS encoding serine/threonine-protein kinase, with amino-acid sequence MIGRTLSHYRILEKIGAGGMGEVFLARDTRLERDVAVKLLPPGRLSSDEARSLFRREALTLSKLNHPNIQTVHDFDSEGEVDFLVTEYVPGTTLSDRLANAGLPPKEVMTLGEQLAAGLEAAHERGIVHRDLKPSNIRILPDGRLKILDF